In a genomic window of Festucalex cinctus isolate MCC-2025b chromosome 11, RoL_Fcin_1.0, whole genome shotgun sequence:
- the LOC144030226 gene encoding trace amine-associated receptor 13c-like, with protein sequence MDIEDQSDLCFPQLSNISCRKPSSQAVVDFVPFSVMAVLIVVLNLLVIIAISHFRQLHTPTNLLLLSLAVADYLVGFQIVPTEIYRVVSCWSLGDILCSQFMYISLTVTSASVGTIVLISIDRYVAICDPLRYNVKVTVKRIQLSICLCWFLSLSYSGIIYYDQLMHPGKYNFCFGECVMILNFNSGVVDLVVTFILPFSIIVFLYTKIFVVAVSQARAMRSHVTGGKQSVPFRAKKSELKAARTLGILVLIFLICFCPYYGVSLVPDSPHYEMLSAYTLYLYFFNSCLNPLIYALFYPWFRRAVKHIVTLRILQSGSCEVNIL encoded by the exons ATGGACATCGAGGACCAATCGGATCTCTGCTTCCCACAGCTGTCCAACATCTCCTGCAGGAAGCCCTCGTCTCAAGCGGTTGTTGATTTTGTCCCGTTCTCCGTCATGGCTGTCCTCATTGTGGTGCTCAATTTGCTTGTCATCATTGCCATCTCCCATTTCAG gcAGCTCCACACTCCCACCAACCTTCTCCTCCTCTCTCTCGCTGTCGCCGACTATCTGGTGGGTTTCCAGATAGTACCAACAGAAATTTACAGGGTGGTATCCTGCTGGTCTCTTGGTGATATTCTGTGTTCTCAGTTCATGTATATATCTTTGACGGTGACATCCGCATCGGTGGGAACCATAGTGCTAATATCAATTGATCGATATGTGGCTATTTGTGATCCTCTGCGTTATAACGTGAAAGTCACTGTGAAAAGAATTCAACTTTCTATTTGTCTGTGTTGGTTTTTATCGCTTTCCTACAGTGGCATCATTTATTACGATCAGCTGATGCATCCAGGAAagtacaatttttgttttggggaGTGTGTTATGATTCTTAATTTTAATTCAGGTGTCGTTGATCTGGTGGTGACTTTCATCCTTCCGTTCAGCATCATTGTCTTTCTGTACACTAAAATATTTGTAGTTGCTGTGTCTCAGGCGCGAGCCATGCGCTCTCATGTTACAGGTGGCAAACAGTCTGTCCCTTTCCGAGCAAAGAAATCTGAGTTGAAAGCCGCCAGGACTCTTGGTATTCTCGTTCTCATATTCCTCATTTGCTTCTGTCCATATTACGGTGTGTCTCTCGTACCCGATTCCCCACACTATGAGATGCTTTCAGCATACACCCTGTACCTGTACTTTTTCAACTCATGTCTGAACCCCTTGATATATGCCTTGTTCTACCCCTGGTTTCGAAGGGCTGTCAAGCATATTGTCACTCTGCGCATTCTGCAGTCTGGCTCCTGTGAGGTCAACATACTGTAG
- the LOC144030378 gene encoding trace amine-associated receptor 13c-like, with amino-acid sequence MDNREVQTEGCLSSSFSMDTEDQSDLCFPELANISCRVSSTQVIFYLVPLLAICILTVVLNLLVIIAISHFRQLHTPTNLLLTSLAVADYLVGLQMIPMTIYRMTSCWSLGDILCSLFLYVSLTVTSASVGNMILISVDRYVAICDPLHYNNKLTVKRVQRCICLCWFSSLCYCGILFYDHLMHPGKYNSCYGDCVFNFDFTIGLFDLVVTFILPLSIIVILYTKVFVVAVSQARAMRSHVTGGKLQHSLPLMAKKSELKAARTLGIIVFIFLICFCPYYGVSLVPDFAHYNILSVYALYLYYLNSCVNPLIYALFYPWFRRAVKHIVTLRILHSGSCDDNIL; translated from the exons ATGGACAACAGAGAGGTTCAGACAGAAGGCTGTCTGAGCTCCAGCTTCTCCATGGACACCGAAGACCAATCAGATCTTTGCTTTCCAGAGCTGGCCAACATCTCCTGCAGGGTGTCCTCAACTCAAGTCATTTTTTACTTAGTCCCATTGTTGGCCATCTGCATCCTCACGGTGGTGCTCAACCTGCTCGTCATCATCGCAATCTCTCATTTCAg gcAACTCCACACCCCCACCAACCTCCTCCTCACTTCTCTCGCTGTCGCAGACTATCTGGTGGGCCTCCAGATGATACCGATGACTATTTACAGGATGACATCCTGCTGGTCTCTTGGTGATATTCTGTGTTCTCTGTTTTTGTATGTATCGTTAACGGTGACGTCCGCATCGGTGGGAAACATGATACTGATATCAGTTGATCGATATGTGGCTATATGTGATCCTTTGCATTATAACAACAAACTCACTGTAAAAAGAGTTCAGCGTTGTATTTGTCTGTGTTGGTTTTCATCACTTTGTTACTGTGGCATCCTTTTTTACGATCACCTGATGCACCCGGGAAAATATAATTCCTGCTATGGGGACTGTGTCTTTAATTTTGACTTCACTATAGGACTTTTTGATCTGGTGGTGACTTTCATCCTTCCGCTCAGCATCATTGTCATTCTGTACACTAAAGTGTTTGTAGTTGCTGTGTCTCAGGCGCGAGCCATGCGCTCTCATGTTACAGGTGGCAAACTTCAACACTCTCTCCCTCTCATGGCAAAGAAATCCGAGTTGAAGGCCGCCAGGACTCTTGGTATTATCGTTTTCATATTCCTCATTTGCTTCTGTCCATATTACGGTGTGTCTCTAGTACCTGATTTTGCACACTACAATATCCTTTCAGTATACGCCCTGTACCTGTACTATCTCAACTCGTGCGTGAACCCCTTGATATACGCCTTGTTCTACCCCTGGTTTCGAAGAGCTGTGAAACACATTGTCACTCTGCGCATACTTCATTCTGGCTCCTGTGATGACAATATACTCTAG
- the LOC144030561 gene encoding dnaJ homolog subfamily C member 15-like: protein MATSTGGLSAMDGGEMMRYAEYSPQASARSDAEIDRRLGGTLIAVGLGVAAAGFAGRYAFQLWKPLGQMFSETVRKMPTSTFSSYYKGGFEPKMSKREASLVLGISPVSTKAKVREAHRRIMVLNHPDKGGSPYLAAKINEAKDLLDKDMRR, encoded by the exons ATGGCGACCTCCACCGGCGGATTGTCAGCGATGGACGGCGGAGAAATGATGCGCTACGCGGAGTACAGCCCGCAAGCGAGCGCCAGGAGCGACGCGGAGATCGACAGGCGACTG GGCGGCACGCTGATTGCAGTCGGCCTTGGGGTGGctgctgcaggttttgcag GTCGCTATGCCTTCCAGCTGTGGAAGCCTCTTGGCCAGATGTTCTCAGAAACGGTCCGGAAGATGCCGACATCG ACATTCTCGTCATACTACAAAGGAGGCTTCGAGCCGAAGATGTCCAAACGGGAGGCCAGCCTCGTCCTCGGCATCAG TCCGGTCAGTACAAAGGCCAAAGTTCGCGAGGCACACAGGAGGATCATGGTCCTCAACCATCCCGATAAAG GCGGTTCACCGTACCTTGCCGCCAAAATCAATGAGGCCAAAGACCTTCTGGACAAGGACATGCGGCGGTGA